The sequence TTGCCTTTTCTGTTACGTGTACAAAAGGCACTTACATTCGTACACTTGCTGTTGACATAGGGAAAAAGGCAGGCTACCCTGCCCATATGTCAAAGCTGACACGGACAGCATCTGGCCCGTTTACACAAGCAGATGCCATTCCTTTATCTGCATTTGCGGAAATGAGTTTCGATGAGCGCCTGAATAAGTTGCGACCCCTTGATACGGCTCTTCAGCATTTTCCACGGGTCACTGCCGATAAGGAGCTGGAAAAACGAATACGCAATGGTGCTGTCCTGAAGAAAAGCGCTTCTTTTGGAGACAGGCGTTTTTTGTTTTATAATGAACAAGGAGATTGCTTGGCATTGTATCAAGCACATCCAACAAAGGCTGGGCTTATTAAACCAGAAACGTTATTTTGTCATGTTTAACGGTAAAGGGGGAAAAGTGGTGGTAGTGGAGCTAGATCTAGATTCGATTAGCCACATAGAGGCCCCAGCGCCAACAGCTATGGCTCTTGGCTATTTTGACGGCGTTCATAAAGGGCACAAGGCGGTCATCGAAACCGCTAAAGCAGAAGCGGAAAAACGGGGCATTCAGTCTGCGGTGATGACGTTTTACCCCCATCCGAAAGAAGTGCTTGGTAAACCGGATCAGCCAATTGATTATTTGACGCCTCTGCAAGCAAAAGTGGTGCGCTTAAAGGCGTTAGGGGTCGACGTTGTCTACGTTGTCAATTTTACAAAGGCGTTTTCGAAACTGACGCCACAAGCGTTTATCGAGCGGTTCGTAATTGGTTTAAACGTCAAGCATGTGGTGGCAGGCTTTGACTTTACATACGGCGTTAAAGGGGAAGGCAAGATGGACGATATTGACCGTTATGCTAACGGGCGCTTTACGCATACAACGGTCGAACAAGTGAGCGATGAGCAAGAAAAGATTTCGTCAACGCGTATTCGCAAACAGCTGTCAGAAGGAAATGTCAGCGAAGCGGCCAGGCTCCTCGGCTACCCGTATGTTTTCTCTGGAACAGTTGTCCATGGAGACGCACGGGGACGGCTAATTGGCTATCCGACTGCAAACATCGTTGCAAAAGAGCGGTTTATTGTGCCGAAAACAGGCGTCTATGTTGTCACATTGACACATGCGGGCAACACATACCAAGGAATGGCGAACATTGGCTATAAACCAACATTTGTCGATGATTTAGCAAAGCCAATTGTGGAAGTGAACATTTTCGACTTCAATAAGGAGATATACGGGGAGACGGTGGAAGTCGCGTTTTACGAGCGGATTCGTTCGGAACAAAAATTTAGCGGCATTGACGAAATCAAAGCACAGCTTGGCCGTGACCGTGCAACGGCGTTGCAGTTTTTCAAGCAACATACGGCAAATGGCTAAACGTTGACGTCTTTAAGGGGAAGACAACGTTTTTAGAGCGTCCAAGTGATATTTGCGATGTAGTTACAGGCAAAGAAGCTATAAAATGAACGCTTGCATTTCCAGATCAATCAAGCTATCATAGAAAGTGTCTGCATCCCCATGTGGACACGACACCCGTTTCTTGGCAAAACGACTCACCACCGTTTGCTCAGAAATTGGGGTTTTAGGGAAAAGGAGGTGGCTCTGATGGCATTGACACAAGAGCGTAAAAATGAATTGATTGCAGAATTTAAAACGCATGAGACAGACACTGGTTCTCCAGAAGTCCAAGTCGCTATTCTTACGGAGCAAATTAACACTTTGAACGATCACTTGCGCACGCATAAAAAAGATCACCACTCTCGTCGTGGCCTTTTGAAAATGGTCGGTCAACGTCGCAACTTGCTAACTTATTTACGTAATAAAGACGTAACGCGTTACCGTAACCTTGTTGACAAGCTTGGCTTGCGTCGATAGTTTTGCAAAAAAGCGGGGGATGATCTCCCGCTTTTTTCTTCATGCGCTTCATTAGCAGGCGACAAGCTTAGAAAAATGGAAAACAACCCTAATTTCACTCTTTTAAACTTGTTCTGATTCGGTCATAATAAGAAAGAAGAATTTTAGTTGTACGAGAGGAGTACACATTCATGGATCAAGAACGTCATGAGTTTTCAATTGACTGGGCTGGACGGACATTAAGCGTCGAAGTCGGTCAATTAGCCAAACAAGCCAACGGAGCGGTTCTCGTCCGTTATGGCGATACAGCTGTTCTTTCAACAGCTACTGCTTCAAAAGAACCAAAAGACCTTCCTTTCTTTCCGTTAACGGTCAATTATGAAGAACGTTTATATGCAGCAGGAAAAATTCCAGGCGGGTTTATTAAACGGGAAGGACGTCCAAGCGAACGGGCGATTTTAACAAGCCGTTTGATTGACCGTCCAATTCGACCGCTGTTTCCAGATGGGTTTCGTAACGATGTCCAAGTAATCAGCATTGTGATGAGCTCTGACCAAGACGCCTCTCCTGAAATGGCGGCAATGATCGGTTCATCACTGGCTCTTTGTGTTTCTGACATTCCGTTTGAAGGACCGATTGCTGGTGTGACTGTTGGAAGAATTAATGGCGAATTCATTATGAACCCAACGCCCGCTCAACTTGCAGAGAGCGATATTGACCTAACTGTAGCTGGAACAAAAGAAGCGATCAATATGGTGGAAGCTGGTGCAAAAGAAGTCCCGGAAGACGTTATGTTAGAAGCGATTTTAGCTGGGCATGAGAACATTAAAAAAATGATTGCTTTCCAAGAAAAAGTGGTTGAAGTTTGCGGCAAAGAAAAACGTGAAGTGCAGCTGAAAACATTTGACGCTGAATTGGAAGCGCGATTACGTGAAAGTGCCGAAGCTAGCATCAAAGAAGCAGTTCGGATTGCGGAAAAACACGCACGCCAAGATGCGATCGATGAGATCATTGCTGCACAAGTCGAACAATATTCAGACGATGACAGCGTCGATGTGGACGAAGTAAAAGAGATTTTGCAAATGTTCGTTAAGGAAGAAGTCCGTCGCTTAATTACTGTTGAAAAAATCCGTCCTGATGGACGAGGTGTTGATGAAATCCGCCCGTTATCGTCGCAAATCAAGCTGCTGCCTCGTACACATGGCTCCGGTCTATTTACAAGAGGACAAACACAAGCACTTAGTGTCTGTACGCTTGGTGCCCTTGGCGATGTACAAGTGCTAGATGGCTTGGGCATCGAAGAGACGAAGCGGTTTATGCACCACTACAATTTTCCGCAGTTTAGCGTCGGGGAAACCGGTCCGATTCGCGCGCCAGGACGCCGGGAAATCGGTCATGGAGCCCTTGGCGAACGTGCGCTTGAGCAAGTCATTCCAAGTGAGCAAGAGTTTCCTTATACGATCCGGCTCGTATCTGAAGTGTTGGAGTCGAACGGATCAACTTCACAAGCAAGCATTTGTGCAAGCACGTTAGCGATGATGGACGCAGGTGTGCCAATTAAAGCCCCAGTGGCAGGCATTGCGATGGGGCTTGTCAAACAAGGGGAGCACATGACGGTGCTTACTGATATCCAAGGCATGGAAGACGCTCTTGGCGATATGGACTTTAAAGTCGCTGGCACAGCGAATGGCGTTACAGCTTTGCAAATGGATATAAAAATTTCCGGCATTAACCGCGAAGTGCTCGAACAAGCCCTTGAACAAGCAAAACAAGGACGAATGAAAATTTTAAGCAACATGATGGAGGCCATTGACAAACCTCGTGCCGAGTTGTCGGAGTATGCGCCAAAAATCTTGACGCTAACGATCAATCCGGACAAAATCCGCGATGTCATTGGACCAAGCGGCAAGGTCATCAATAAAATCATTGAGGAAACAGGCGTGAAAATAGACATTGAGCAAGACGGCACTGTCTATATTTCTTCCCTAGATACCGCGATGAACCAAAAAGCGAAACAAATCATTGAAGATCTTGTTCGAGAAGTCCAAGTCGGTGAAACGTACCATGGGAAAGTTAAACGCATTGAAAAGTTTGGTGCCTTTGTCGAACTGTTTAAAGGCAAAGATGGCTTGCTCCATATCTCACAAATTGCTGAAGAACGGATCAACAAAGTCGAAGACGTTTTCAAGCTCGGTGATGAAGTAGACGTCCGCGTCACTGAAATTGACAATCAAGGACGAGTCAATTTGTCTCGCAAAGTCCTGTTAAAAGAACAACGGGAAAAGCAAGAAAAAGAAGCAAAAGATACAGCCAACGAATAAGAAACAAAGACTGGGGAAAATTCCTAGTCTTTTTTTATGGGCAAACGTCTAGTCCTCTTCTTTTGCTCATAGACATGCTAGTAAGTATCTAGCAGGAGGGGACACAATGAAACAAAAATGGCTTCACTTCTGTTTGTGTGGTGTCATGGTCGTGCTGGCAATAGGCGCGATTCAAAACCCATTTTCGCTTCAGTATATCGACACCTTGAAAACAAACGCAACGGAAGATGTAGATACAGAAGAGAATGAGTTGTTAAAACAAATTAAAGCGCATGCAGAAAAAGTGGCGATTCCAGCAACAAACGCACGCATTGACAAAGTCTGGAAAGCGTTGCCAGGTTACAACGGGCTTGAGGTCGACATTGAACAATCTTATAATAAAATGAAGGAGTCTGGAAGTTTCAACCAGTCAAAACTCGTCTTTAAAGAAACAAAACCGGATGTCCATCTTGAGGATCTGCCACCAGCCCCTACGTATAAAGGCCACGAAGAAAAGCCGATGGTTAGCTTTTTAATCAATGTTGCCTGGGGAAATGAGTATTTGCCTGATATGTTAAAAGTGTTGCAGCAGTATGATGTCAAAGCGACGTTTTTTTTAGATGGATCATGGGTGAAAAAAAATCCACAACTTGCTGTAATGATTAAAGAAGAAGGCCATGAGATTGGCAGCCATGCTTATTCGCACCCTCACATGAATGCCCTCTCTAAGGCGGAAATAGACGAAGAGTTGACAAAAACGACGGAAGTAATTGAAGCAACACTGGATGTCACACCAAAATGGTTTGCTCCCCCAAGCGGCGAATTTAACCAACTGGTGGTTGAACGAGCTGCTGCATACGATATGCGTACCATTTTATGGACAGTCGATACAATTGACTGGAAAAAGCCCGAACCATCTGTTATGGTTGAACGGGTTGTCAATCAAATGCAGGCAGGCTCGATGTTGTTAATGCATCCGACAGAATCATCGTCAAAAGGGCTTGAAGCGATTATACAAGGGATGCAAGAAAAACAGTTGCAGATCGGGACTGTTAGCGATTTAATGGATGAAACAAGAATTGCCGCAAAGATGGCAGCTGAGAGCAATGGGGGTACAAAACGTGATTAAAAAAGAGACGCTGGACAACGGCGTGCGAATTATTGCGGAGGCCAACGAGGCCATTCGGTCTGTTGCGATTGGCATCTGGGTAAAAACAGGCTCCCGCAATGAAACAAATGAGGAAAATGGCATTTCCCATTTTATTGAACATATGTTGTTTAAAGGAACGAAAACGCGTTCAGCCAAACAAATCGCAGAAGCGTTTGATCGCATTGGCGGACAGGTCAATGCGTTTACGGCAAAAGAATACACATGCTACTACGCTAAAGTTTTAGATGAGCATGCTGCTTTTGCCCTTGATGTACTACAAGATATGTTTTTTGACTCTATCTTTGATGAAACAGAAATCGAGCGCGAGAAAAAAGTGGTGCTCGAAGAAATCAAAATGGTGGAGGACACACCAGACGACCTCGTCCACGATTTGCTTAGTCAAGCTGTCTTTGGCCGTTCCTCGCTGGCGAACCCAATTCTTGGCACAGAAGACACGCTCCAAACATTTCACCGTCAGCAAATCAGTGATTACATGAAGCGTTTCTATACAGGCGAACGGGTCGTCGTGTCGGTTTGCGGCCATTTTGATGAGAGGCTAATTGAGCAGGTCAGGCAGACGTTTTCACGGGTGAAACGAACCCCTGAACCGTTTGCTGTGCCAAAAGCGACTTTCTCGCCAACAGTGAAATACCGCCAGAAAGATTCCGAGCAAGCCCATCTATGTTTAGCCTACCCTGGCTTAGAAATTGGTTCAAACCGTTCATTCGGGCTGATTTTGCTAAACAATGCCCTTGGCGGCAGCATGTCGAGCCGTTTATTCCAAACCATTCGCGAAGAACAAGGCTTATGCTATTCTGTTTTCTCTTATCATTCTTCGTATGAACGAATTGGTACGCTTACGATTTATGCAGGTACGCAAATGGCACAGTTGCCAAAGTTAACAGAAGCTCTTGCTGAAGTAACGAAAGCGGTACGTGCAGAAGGTCTTAGCCAAAAAGAATTGGAAAATAGCAAAGAGCAGCTCAAAGGCAGCATTATGCTTGGGCTTGAAAGCACAAGCAGCCGCATGACACGAAATGGCAAAAATGAATTGCTGTTGCAAGAACATAAAACATTAGACGAGTTGATCGCCGATATTAATGCTGTCAGTTTAGAGATGGTCAACGATCTAGCTTGCCAGCTCCTTGGGGCCACGCCGGCCGTTTCGCTTGTCGCCTCAAGCGAAACAATGCCGCCAACGATTTTCAGCAACTAGTCTACTTTCTTTTCGACGTACATACATTGGAATAAGAGGTGATGGGCTTGCGGCTAAGTGAAATTGCTAACAAAGAAATCATTGATTTTGAGAAAGGCGAACGTCTTGGTGTTTTAGGACAGACAGATGTGCTGTTTGACGAGCATACAGGGGAAATTCACGCCTTTGTTGTGCCGACGAGCCGCTGGTACCAATTTAACCGCAAAGACAAAGAAGTGACGGTTTATTGGCAGCAAATCAAAAAAATCGGCCAAGACATGATTATTATTGAAACATAAGAATGGTGGTCGACTTTGGCGGCCACCCCAATGAGGCTGAGAGAAACGCTCGCATACGTCGTCGTTTGCCTACAGGCTGAAAGCTTGCATTTGCAAGCTTTTTTTTGTGCCTGCACCGATTGGTTCACTTAGTCATATGCTTTAAAAGAAGCAACGCATAAAAGGAGGATCAGCATGCTCACTGGAACCCATGTGGTCATGATTGGCGGCGATGCACGCCAGCTTGAGATCATTCGCAAATTATCGGCACTAGATGCAAAAATTTCCCTTGTTGGTTTTGAACAATTAAACGATGGCTTCATTGGCACAAGCAAGCAAGAGTTGCCTGAGATCGAGTGGTCGACAGTGGATGCGATTTTGTTGCCGGTAGGCGGCATGTCCAATGATGGTCTCATTGCCAGCGTTTTCTCAAACCAGGAATTAAAATTGAAAGCAGCTTACTTAAATGAAACGCCTGACCATTGCACGATTTATACTGGCATTTCGACAGACCGATTAGAAAAATTGGCCGCAAAAGCGAAATGCAAAATTGTCCTATTAATGGACCGCGATGATGTGGCAATTTACAACTCGATTCCAACAGCTGAAGGCGCAGTCATGCTGGCGATTCAGCATACAGATCATACGATCCACCATGCGAAAGTGGCGGTGCTCGGCCTTGGCCGCATCGGCATGACCATTGCCCGCACATTCCATGCCCTTGGTGCGAGCGTTTTTGTCGGCGCAAAGGAAACGGCATTGCTCGCCCGTGCCTTCGAACTCGGAGTCGAGCCTTTTCCCCTTACCGCACTAAAAGAAACGTTAAAAAACATCGATCTCATTATCAATACCATCCCAGCCAGAATTGTCACGTCTGACGTCCTCGCCGAATTACCACAACATGCTTTTGTCCTTGACTTGGCGTCAAAACCTGGCGGCGTTGATTTTGCGTATGCCAAAAAAAGAGGCTTGAAAGCCATGCACGTTCCTGGTCTTCCAGGCATGGTCGCCCCGAAAACAGCGGGCAAGATTTTAGCAAATGTTTTAAGTGATTTGCTTCATGAACAAACACAATCATAATGAAGGAGCGTGCGCGATGCTTAAAGGCAAACATATAGGGTTTGGCCTAACTGGCTCACATTGCACATTTGACGCTGTTTATCCGCAAATTGAGAATTTGGTTAAGCTCGGCGCGAAAGTCACCCCTTTTTTAACCTATACAGTAGAGACGACAGACACCAAGTTCGGCGACAGTGGGGATTGGATGAAACGGCTGCAAACGATCACTTCTGAGCCATTTGTCAATTCAATGGTCAAAGCAGAGCCCTTTGGGCCGAAAACCCCTCTCGATTTAATGATTATTGCCCCGATGACAGGAAATTCGATTTCCAAATTTGCGAATGCGATGACAGACAGCCCAGTACTCATGGGGGCAAAAGCGACATTGCGCAACGGCAAACCTGTTTTGCTTGGAATTTCTACAAACGATGGCCTCGGATTGAACGGCGTCAACATTATGCGCTTAATGGCGACAAAAAATATTTACTTTATTCCATATGGCCAAGATGACCATGTGAAAAAGCCGAATTCCCTTGTAGCCCATATGGATCAACTAATTCCTGCAGCTGAAGCAGCGATGCACGGCAACCAACTTCAGCCTGTTCTTGTACAAAAATAGGC is a genomic window of Shouchella clausii containing:
- the ribF gene encoding riboflavin biosynthesis protein RibF, translated to MVVVELDLDSISHIEAPAPTAMALGYFDGVHKGHKAVIETAKAEAEKRGIQSAVMTFYPHPKEVLGKPDQPIDYLTPLQAKVVRLKALGVDVVYVVNFTKAFSKLTPQAFIERFVIGLNVKHVVAGFDFTYGVKGEGKMDDIDRYANGRFTHTTVEQVSDEQEKISSTRIRKQLSEGNVSEAARLLGYPYVFSGTVVHGDARGRLIGYPTANIVAKERFIVPKTGVYVVTLTHAGNTYQGMANIGYKPTFVDDLAKPIVEVNIFDFNKEIYGETVEVAFYERIRSEQKFSGIDEIKAQLGRDRATALQFFKQHTANG
- the dpaB gene encoding dipicolinate synthase subunit B; amino-acid sequence: MLKGKHIGFGLTGSHCTFDAVYPQIENLVKLGAKVTPFLTYTVETTDTKFGDSGDWMKRLQTITSEPFVNSMVKAEPFGPKTPLDLMIIAPMTGNSISKFANAMTDSPVLMGAKATLRNGKPVLLGISTNDGLGLNGVNIMRLMATKNIYFIPYGQDDHVKKPNSLVAHMDQLIPAAEAAMHGNQLQPVLVQK
- the rpsO gene encoding 30S ribosomal protein S15, yielding MALTQERKNELIAEFKTHETDTGSPEVQVAILTEQINTLNDHLRTHKKDHHSRRGLLKMVGQRRNLLTYLRNKDVTRYRNLVDKLGLRR
- a CDS encoding polyribonucleotide nucleotidyltransferase — encoded protein: MDQERHEFSIDWAGRTLSVEVGQLAKQANGAVLVRYGDTAVLSTATASKEPKDLPFFPLTVNYEERLYAAGKIPGGFIKREGRPSERAILTSRLIDRPIRPLFPDGFRNDVQVISIVMSSDQDASPEMAAMIGSSLALCVSDIPFEGPIAGVTVGRINGEFIMNPTPAQLAESDIDLTVAGTKEAINMVEAGAKEVPEDVMLEAILAGHENIKKMIAFQEKVVEVCGKEKREVQLKTFDAELEARLRESAEASIKEAVRIAEKHARQDAIDEIIAAQVEQYSDDDSVDVDEVKEILQMFVKEEVRRLITVEKIRPDGRGVDEIRPLSSQIKLLPRTHGSGLFTRGQTQALSVCTLGALGDVQVLDGLGIEETKRFMHHYNFPQFSVGETGPIRAPGRREIGHGALGERALEQVIPSEQEFPYTIRLVSEVLESNGSTSQASICASTLAMMDAGVPIKAPVAGIAMGLVKQGEHMTVLTDIQGMEDALGDMDFKVAGTANGVTALQMDIKISGINREVLEQALEQAKQGRMKILSNMMEAIDKPRAELSEYAPKILTLTINPDKIRDVIGPSGKVINKIIEETGVKIDIEQDGTVYISSLDTAMNQKAKQIIEDLVREVQVGETYHGKVKRIEKFGAFVELFKGKDGLLHISQIAEERINKVEDVFKLGDEVDVRVTEIDNQGRVNLSRKVLLKEQREKQEKEAKDTANE
- the dpaA gene encoding dipicolinic acid synthetase subunit A, which produces MLTGTHVVMIGGDARQLEIIRKLSALDAKISLVGFEQLNDGFIGTSKQELPEIEWSTVDAILLPVGGMSNDGLIASVFSNQELKLKAAYLNETPDHCTIYTGISTDRLEKLAAKAKCKIVLLMDRDDVAIYNSIPTAEGAVMLAIQHTDHTIHHAKVAVLGLGRIGMTIARTFHALGASVFVGAKETALLARAFELGVEPFPLTALKETLKNIDLIINTIPARIVTSDVLAELPQHAFVLDLASKPGGVDFAYAKKRGLKAMHVPGLPGMVAPKTAGKILANVLSDLLHEQTQS
- a CDS encoding YlmC/YmxH family sporulation protein, whose protein sequence is MRLSEIANKEIIDFEKGERLGVLGQTDVLFDEHTGEIHAFVVPTSRWYQFNRKDKEVTVYWQQIKKIGQDMIIIET
- a CDS encoding M16 family metallopeptidase, which encodes MIKKETLDNGVRIIAEANEAIRSVAIGIWVKTGSRNETNEENGISHFIEHMLFKGTKTRSAKQIAEAFDRIGGQVNAFTAKEYTCYYAKVLDEHAAFALDVLQDMFFDSIFDETEIEREKKVVLEEIKMVEDTPDDLVHDLLSQAVFGRSSLANPILGTEDTLQTFHRQQISDYMKRFYTGERVVVSVCGHFDERLIEQVRQTFSRVKRTPEPFAVPKATFSPTVKYRQKDSEQAHLCLAYPGLEIGSNRSFGLILLNNALGGSMSSRLFQTIREEQGLCYSVFSYHSSYERIGTLTIYAGTQMAQLPKLTEALAEVTKAVRAEGLSQKELENSKEQLKGSIMLGLESTSSRMTRNGKNELLLQEHKTLDELIADINAVSLEMVNDLACQLLGATPAVSLVASSETMPPTIFSN
- a CDS encoding polysaccharide deacetylase family protein translates to MKQKWLHFCLCGVMVVLAIGAIQNPFSLQYIDTLKTNATEDVDTEENELLKQIKAHAEKVAIPATNARIDKVWKALPGYNGLEVDIEQSYNKMKESGSFNQSKLVFKETKPDVHLEDLPPAPTYKGHEEKPMVSFLINVAWGNEYLPDMLKVLQQYDVKATFFLDGSWVKKNPQLAVMIKEEGHEIGSHAYSHPHMNALSKAEIDEELTKTTEVIEATLDVTPKWFAPPSGEFNQLVVERAAAYDMRTILWTVDTIDWKKPEPSVMVERVVNQMQAGSMLLMHPTESSSKGLEAIIQGMQEKQLQIGTVSDLMDETRIAAKMAAESNGGTKRD